A part of Balneolaceae bacterium genomic DNA contains:
- the folD gene encoding bifunctional methylenetetrahydrofolate dehydrogenase/methenyltetrahydrofolate cyclohydrolase FolD yields the protein MSAKIIDGKKVAGITRDEVRRDVKDWTAAGNRPPFLQVILTGNDPASDVYVGAKTRACKEVGIETGTLRLPDTVSAKELKGTIRKFNDDDSVDGILVQLPLPVHLSSHDVIEAIDYRKDVDGFHPMNIGRLTVGDPCFRSCTPAGIFELLKYYSIPTKGRHAVVVGASNIVGRPVSTMLSKEDSGGKATTTICHKFTKDLTQHTISADLLVVAAGQPNLIRGEMVKEGVAVIDVGINRVADENAEKGYSLVGDCHFESVSEKASWITPVPGGVGPMTVAMLMKNTLLAAKKSIYPD from the coding sequence ATGTCAGCAAAGATCATCGACGGAAAGAAGGTAGCCGGAATTACACGGGACGAGGTGCGCCGGGATGTGAAGGACTGGACCGCCGCCGGCAACCGTCCGCCGTTCCTGCAGGTGATCCTGACCGGCAACGACCCCGCATCGGACGTCTACGTGGGGGCGAAGACGCGCGCCTGCAAGGAGGTGGGCATTGAGACCGGCACCCTCCGCCTTCCCGACACCGTCTCCGCCAAGGAGCTTAAAGGGACCATCCGCAAATTCAACGACGACGACTCCGTGGACGGCATCCTGGTGCAGCTTCCCCTGCCGGTGCACCTGTCGTCGCACGACGTGATCGAGGCCATCGATTACCGCAAGGACGTGGACGGCTTCCATCCCATGAACATCGGCCGGCTCACCGTGGGCGACCCCTGTTTCCGCTCCTGCACGCCGGCGGGCATCTTCGAGCTGCTCAAATACTACAGTATTCCCACCAAGGGGCGCCATGCGGTGGTGGTGGGAGCCAGCAACATCGTGGGCCGGCCCGTCTCCACCATGCTCTCCAAGGAAGATTCCGGGGGGAAGGCCACCACCACCATCTGCCACAAGTTTACCAAGGACCTCACCCAGCACACCATATCGGCCGACCTGCTGGTGGTGGCCGCCGGGCAGCCCAACCTCATCCGCGGGGAGATGGTCAAGGAGGGGGTGGCTGTCATCGACGTGGGCATCAACCGCGTGGCCGACGAGAACGCCGAGAAGGGCTACTCGCTGGTGGGCGACTGCCACTTCGAGAGCGTCAGCGAGAAAGCGAGCTGGATCACGCCCGTCCCCGGCGGGGTGGGTCCCATGACCGTGGCCATGCTCATGAAGAACACCCTGCTGGCCGCCAAGAAATCGATCTACCCCGACTAG
- a CDS encoding sigma-54 dependent transcriptional regulator, translating to MAPKAHILITDDEKSIRNSLREILEFEGYAVHEAENAGRTFEVLEEETVDLLLLDIKMKGMDGMEVLEKLGEDDRELPVIMISGHGNIELAVEATKMGAFDFIEKPPDLNRLLVSVRNALDKGELSRKNRRMRSQLHQVPEILGESEAIAEIKNLIDKVARTSSRVMISGENGTGKELVARWIHEKSRRPDGPFVDVNCAAIPENLLESELFGHEEGAFTGATERRIGKFEQADGGTLFLDEVGDMSLEAQAKVLRALQEHAITRVGGNESIPVDVRVLAATNKKLEEEIDEGAFREDLFHRLNVIPVEVPPLRRRRKDIPVLARATLERLGEEDIVFSGKEFSEEALELLSELPWSGNVRELQNAVERLGLLAENSTIGRADVEALNLAGRSGEERLEAMMDDRQTFQQFKEAAERAFLLRKLEEHGWNISQTAEAIDIQRSHMYNKMKKYDIER from the coding sequence ATGGCCCCCAAGGCGCACATACTGATAACGGACGACGAGAAGAGCATCCGCAACTCCCTGCGTGAGATCCTGGAGTTCGAAGGCTACGCCGTCCACGAGGCCGAGAACGCCGGCCGCACCTTTGAGGTGCTGGAGGAGGAGACCGTCGACCTGCTTCTGCTGGACATCAAGATGAAAGGCATGGACGGCATGGAGGTGCTTGAAAAGCTGGGGGAGGACGACCGGGAGCTTCCCGTAATCATGATTTCGGGCCACGGGAATATCGAACTGGCGGTGGAGGCGACCAAAATGGGGGCCTTCGACTTCATCGAAAAACCGCCTGACCTGAACCGCCTGCTGGTGAGCGTGCGCAACGCCCTGGACAAGGGCGAGCTCAGCCGTAAAAACCGCCGCATGCGCTCCCAGCTGCACCAGGTACCGGAAATCCTGGGCGAGAGCGAGGCCATCGCCGAAATAAAAAACCTGATCGACAAGGTGGCGCGCACCAGCTCGCGGGTGATGATCAGCGGGGAGAACGGCACCGGCAAGGAGCTGGTGGCCCGCTGGATCCACGAGAAGAGCCGGCGCCCCGACGGACCCTTCGTGGACGTGAACTGCGCCGCCATCCCCGAAAACCTGCTGGAAAGCGAGCTTTTCGGCCATGAGGAGGGTGCCTTCACGGGGGCCACGGAGCGGCGCATCGGCAAGTTCGAGCAGGCCGACGGCGGCACCCTTTTCCTGGACGAGGTGGGCGATATGAGCCTGGAAGCCCAGGCCAAGGTGCTCCGTGCCCTGCAGGAACATGCCATCACCCGCGTGGGTGGCAACGAAAGCATACCGGTGGATGTGCGCGTGCTGGCCGCCACCAATAAGAAGCTGGAGGAGGAAATCGACGAGGGCGCCTTCCGCGAGGACCTCTTCCACCGCCTGAACGTAATCCCGGTGGAGGTGCCGCCCCTGCGGCGCCGCAGGAAAGACATCCCTGTGCTGGCGCGGGCCACCCTGGAGCGGCTGGGGGAGGAGGACATCGTCTTCTCCGGCAAGGAGTTTTCGGAGGAGGCCCTGGAGCTGCTCAGCGAGCTGCCCTGGTCGGGCAACGTGCGCGAACTGCAGAACGCGGTGGAGCGTTTGGGCCTGCTGGCCGAGAACAGCACCATCGGGCGCGCCGACGTGGAGGCCCTCAACCTGGCCGGACGCAGCGGGGAGGAGCGCCTGGAGGCGATGATGGACGACCGCCAGACCTTCCAGCAGTTCAAGGAGGCGGCCGAGCGCGCCTTCCTGCTGCGCAAGCTGGAGGAGCACGGATGGAATATTTCCCAAACTGCCGAGGCCATCGATATCCAGCGCAGCCACATGTACAACAAGATGAAGAAATACGACATCGAACGATAA
- the dacB gene encoding D-alanyl-D-alanine carboxypeptidase/D-alanyl-D-alanine-endopeptidase, translating to MHCNAHRLSGALAVLLLAAAAALQPAQAQEHPGMQLSEDVQQMIENSRAANAWWSVIVTDTTGRVLESYYPEKLMRPASNLKLLSTAAALDQLGPDYRFETRVWGIGHQQDSTWMGDLVVEGRGDPTISGLFYDEHRFHVFEKFYSTLDSLGIRRIRGNLVGNDAYFERQVYPKGWSWEDLTYYYGVEISALSFNNNAVDLQVFADRPVGEKPRIQWFPFDTDYVTFVNEQVITPPDTEFDEFYRRELGTNIITLGSKVPRNHYEEESLAVHNASLYFMDTFLEYLRDGGMTVDGRMILEHQPRDFEGDTYTLLTRHRSPPLRLILQETNKESNNFYMEMLMKTMAAERYDEQGSTELGLGLIENFAHEMGMDTTRVELTDAAGMSPATLLTAEDLNRLLVGMQSHPHFDTWRNSLAIAGVDGSISHRFQGTPLAGNLRGKTGYVSGVRALSGYLEAASGRPLIFTMMTNHYTARTTYLDWLHERILRHWYEDY from the coding sequence ATGCATTGTAACGCACACAGGCTGAGCGGGGCACTTGCGGTCCTGCTGCTGGCGGCGGCCGCGGCTCTTCAGCCCGCGCAGGCGCAGGAGCATCCCGGCATGCAGCTCTCGGAAGACGTGCAGCAGATGATTGAAAACAGCCGCGCCGCCAACGCCTGGTGGTCGGTGATTGTCACCGACACCACCGGGAGGGTGCTGGAGTCCTACTACCCGGAAAAGCTTATGCGGCCCGCTTCCAACCTGAAACTGCTCAGCACAGCGGCGGCCCTGGATCAGCTGGGACCCGACTACCGCTTCGAAACGCGCGTCTGGGGCATAGGCCACCAGCAGGACAGCACCTGGATGGGCGACCTGGTGGTGGAGGGGCGCGGCGATCCCACCATCAGCGGCCTGTTCTACGATGAACACCGTTTCCACGTCTTCGAGAAGTTCTACAGCACGCTCGACTCCCTCGGCATACGCCGCATCCGCGGCAACCTGGTAGGCAACGACGCCTATTTCGAGCGTCAGGTCTATCCCAAGGGCTGGAGCTGGGAGGATTTGACCTACTATTACGGGGTGGAGATAAGTGCCCTCTCCTTTAACAACAATGCGGTGGACCTGCAGGTTTTTGCCGACCGGCCGGTGGGGGAAAAACCGCGCATCCAGTGGTTCCCCTTTGACACCGATTACGTCACCTTTGTCAACGAGCAGGTGATCACCCCGCCCGATACCGAATTCGACGAGTTCTACCGTCGGGAGCTGGGCACCAACATTATCACGCTGGGCAGCAAGGTGCCCCGCAACCACTATGAGGAGGAGTCCCTCGCCGTGCACAACGCCTCCCTCTATTTTATGGATACCTTTCTGGAATACCTGCGCGACGGGGGGATGACGGTCGACGGCCGCATGATCCTGGAGCACCAGCCGAGGGACTTCGAGGGCGATACCTACACCCTGCTTACACGCCATCGCTCCCCGCCGCTGCGACTCATCTTGCAGGAGACCAACAAGGAGAGCAATAATTTCTATATGGAAATGCTCATGAAGACCATGGCCGCCGAACGCTACGACGAGCAGGGAAGCACGGAGCTGGGACTGGGCCTGATCGAAAATTTCGCCCACGAGATGGGCATGGATACCACGCGCGTGGAGTTAACCGATGCCGCGGGCATGTCGCCGGCCACCCTGCTGACGGCCGAGGACCTCAACCGCCTGCTGGTGGGCATGCAGTCCCATCCGCACTTCGACACCTGGCGAAACAGCCTGGCCATCGCAGGGGTGGACGGTTCCATCAGCCACCGCTTCCAGGGCACGCCCCTGGCGGGCAACCTGCGCGGGAAAACCGGTTACGTCTCCGGGGTGCGCGCCCTCAGCGGCTACCTGGAGGCCGCCTCCGGCCGTCCGCTGATTTTCACCATGATGACCAACCACTACACCGCCAGGACCACCTACCTGGATTGGCTGCATGAGCGCATCCTGCGCCACTGGTACGAGGATTACTAA
- a CDS encoding PTS sugar transporter subunit IIA, whose amino-acid sequence MNIVSLLNTSSVLPGLKAGSKEEVLEKLIDTLKSQVNPGELEKIREAVMEREQIMSTGVGKGLAIPHGKAAGIENNYAAFALLEEPVDYQSIDGEPVSMVFLLVGPKGSNSLHIKTLSRISRLMNNADFRRRLEACDDAAEILEVFEEQEQVRS is encoded by the coding sequence ATGAATATTGTGAGTTTGTTGAATACGAGCAGCGTGCTGCCCGGCCTGAAGGCGGGAAGCAAGGAGGAGGTGCTGGAAAAACTGATCGATACCTTGAAATCCCAGGTGAATCCCGGCGAGCTGGAGAAGATTCGCGAGGCCGTGATGGAGCGCGAGCAGATCATGTCCACCGGCGTGGGCAAGGGGCTGGCCATACCACACGGCAAGGCGGCCGGCATCGAGAACAACTACGCCGCCTTCGCCCTGCTCGAGGAGCCGGTGGACTACCAGTCCATCGACGGGGAGCCGGTCTCCATGGTTTTCCTGCTGGTGGGCCCCAAGGGCAGCAACAGTCTGCACATCAAGACCCTCAGCCGGATTTCCCGGCTGATGAACAACGCCGATTTCCGGCGCCGGCTGGAGGCCTGCGATGACGCCGCGGAGATCCTGGAGGTCTTCGAAGAGCAGGAACAAGTTCGTTCCTGA
- a CDS encoding heme exporter protein CcmB, protein MLRGITAVFWKDLQAEMRSRYAINTVLAFVAACLLLILYALRAEQLPPTPKSGLIWIVILFAALSSLSRAFVAETDRHTFDLLRLHGRASEVFAGKLLYNFCFALAVNVLTFGLYIFLLGMPVADGGALALVLLLGTAGLSAVSTMLAAIVSQADRKGAIFSVISLPLLFPLVLLLVRATRAALIEGLTPEYAGDFWALFGFAGATVTAGILLFDYIFD, encoded by the coding sequence ATGCTGCGCGGCATAACGGCGGTATTTTGGAAGGACCTGCAGGCGGAAATGCGCTCGCGCTACGCCATCAACACCGTGCTGGCCTTCGTGGCCGCCTGCCTGCTGCTCATCCTCTACGCGCTTCGCGCCGAGCAGCTCCCCCCCACTCCAAAAAGCGGGCTCATCTGGATCGTCATTCTTTTCGCCGCCCTCTCCAGCCTTTCACGGGCTTTTGTGGCGGAGACCGACCGGCACACGTTTGATCTGTTGCGACTGCACGGGCGAGCCTCCGAGGTCTTCGCGGGCAAGCTGCTCTACAACTTCTGCTTCGCACTGGCCGTGAACGTACTCACCTTCGGCCTCTATATTTTCCTTCTGGGCATGCCGGTGGCCGACGGAGGCGCGCTGGCCCTGGTGCTGCTGCTGGGCACAGCCGGGCTTTCGGCCGTGTCCACCATGCTGGCCGCCATCGTCTCACAGGCCGACCGCAAGGGGGCCATATTCTCCGTAATCAGCCTCCCCCTGCTCTTCCCCCTGGTGCTCTTGCTGGTGCGCGCCACCCGGGCCGCCCTTATCGAGGGACTCACGCCCGAATATGCGGGCGATTTCTGGGCCCTTTTCGGCTTCGCCGGGGCCACGGTTACCGCCGGGATCCTACTTTTTGACTATATTTTTGACTGA
- a CDS encoding AAA family ATPase gives MTDYSDMQFQFGDRRLVGQEQTREQISRIVRSGRISHAYLFSGPPGVGKTAFALAFAELLNGVDHLTDLGGQAFSRKSSWFTHPDVHVFLPVPTGVSVEELRARLELLRDDPYEVVDFSLRPSLSDTEDTSNKQAFYPIRYFREEIRPMAFFKPNEGRKTVIVLTDVENMRTEAANAFLKLLEEPNEKVIFLLTTRNTEALLPTVISRCQHLQLRPLKTAEIEEALIRNDGLPEEEARYLARVSGGNYAMTRFFDAETLKETRASIVTYLRDSYTQDAVALTRTAQNWQSERNREGQLALLNVLEVFLRDLMVYRDTGRKSLVTNADQIDVIGRFCETMPEARLEEMIAEVGRCKPMVLQNVQSKYIFTVLALRFSWMMRGKDPAIASNEPWRHLPAYSA, from the coding sequence ATGACCGACTACTCCGACATGCAGTTCCAATTCGGCGACCGCCGGCTGGTGGGCCAGGAGCAGACGCGCGAGCAAATTTCGCGGATCGTCCGATCGGGACGCATCAGCCACGCCTATCTCTTTTCGGGTCCCCCCGGCGTGGGCAAGACCGCCTTCGCCCTCGCTTTCGCCGAGCTGCTCAACGGGGTGGACCACCTGACAGACCTGGGCGGACAGGCCTTCTCCCGCAAATCGAGCTGGTTCACCCACCCCGACGTACACGTCTTCCTGCCGGTGCCCACCGGCGTGTCGGTGGAGGAACTTCGGGCCCGCCTGGAGCTGCTTCGCGACGACCCTTACGAGGTGGTGGACTTCAGCCTGCGCCCCTCCCTCAGCGATACGGAGGACACCTCCAACAAACAGGCTTTCTATCCTATCCGCTATTTTCGGGAGGAGATTCGGCCCATGGCTTTCTTCAAGCCCAACGAGGGACGAAAGACGGTCATCGTGCTCACCGACGTGGAGAACATGCGCACGGAGGCGGCCAACGCCTTTCTAAAGCTTCTGGAGGAGCCCAACGAGAAGGTCATTTTCCTGCTGACCACCCGCAACACCGAGGCCCTGCTGCCCACCGTCATCTCGCGCTGCCAGCATCTGCAGCTGCGTCCCCTAAAGACCGCCGAAATCGAGGAGGCGCTCATTCGCAACGACGGCCTCCCGGAGGAGGAGGCCCGGTACCTGGCCCGCGTCTCGGGCGGCAACTATGCCATGACCCGCTTTTTCGACGCGGAGACCCTGAAGGAGACCCGCGCCTCCATTGTGACATACCTGCGTGATTCCTACACGCAGGATGCGGTGGCCCTCACCCGCACCGCCCAGAACTGGCAGTCGGAGCGCAACCGCGAGGGGCAGCTCGCCCTGCTGAATGTGCTGGAGGTCTTCCTGCGCGACCTGATGGTCTACCGTGACACCGGCCGCAAGAGCCTGGTCACCAACGCCGACCAGATCGACGTGATCGGGCGCTTTTGCGAAACCATGCCTGAAGCCCGTCTCGAGGAGATGATCGCCGAGGTGGGCCGCTGCAAGCCCATGGTCCTCCAGAACGTACAGTCCAAGTACATTTTTACCGTGCTGGCCCTTCGCTTCTCCTGGATGATGCGTGGCAAGGACCCTGCCATCGCCTCCAACGAGCCCTGGCGCCACCTCCCGGCCTATTCCGCCTGA
- the dapF gene encoding diaminopimelate epimerase: MSSRVHIPFTKMQGAGNDFVVLDNREGRWEREQIIEWTPRLCNRRFGIGGDGVISLEAPDMEEADCTMFYRNADGSDAGMCGNGARCLALLAHRLGMEDELAFNVHDVLYRARVESRDRVHIAFPVEAGVETVRLSQDWKVYKTYTGTEHIVIPISKRRLDDEGWLRTTGEKLRNHDAFNPPGTNVNFISSLEDRVLRMQTYERGVEDLTLACGTGAIASALVWHFLRQSPNTEDTCEVRAPGGRLYVHFRYDAEQEHYTDIELAGPARAVFEGSYVLD; the protein is encoded by the coding sequence GTGAGTTCCCGCGTGCACATACCGTTTACCAAGATGCAGGGAGCCGGCAACGACTTCGTGGTGCTTGACAACCGCGAGGGGCGCTGGGAGCGCGAGCAGATCATCGAATGGACCCCGCGCCTGTGCAACCGCCGCTTCGGCATCGGGGGCGACGGGGTCATCTCCCTGGAGGCGCCCGACATGGAGGAGGCCGACTGCACCATGTTCTACCGCAACGCCGACGGCTCCGATGCCGGCATGTGCGGCAACGGCGCGCGCTGCCTGGCCCTGCTGGCCCACCGCCTGGGCATGGAAGACGAGCTTGCCTTCAACGTGCACGACGTCCTCTATCGCGCCCGCGTGGAGAGCCGCGACCGCGTCCACATCGCCTTCCCGGTTGAGGCCGGCGTGGAGACCGTGAGACTGTCGCAGGACTGGAAGGTCTACAAGACCTACACGGGCACCGAACATATTGTAATCCCCATCTCCAAGCGCCGTCTGGACGACGAGGGCTGGCTGCGCACCACCGGTGAGAAACTGCGCAACCACGACGCCTTCAACCCGCCCGGAACCAACGTGAATTTCATCTCCTCCCTGGAAGACCGCGTGCTGCGCATGCAGACCTACGAGCGGGGGGTGGAGGACCTCACCCTGGCCTGCGGCACCGGCGCCATCGCCTCCGCCCTGGTCTGGCACTTTCTGCGGCAGTCGCCCAATACCGAAGACACCTGCGAGGTGCGCGCGCCCGGGGGGCGCCTGTACGTGCATTTCCGCTACGACGCCGAGCAGGAACACTACACGGATATCGAACTTGCCGGTCCCGCGAGGGCGGTCTTTGAGGGCAGCTATGTGCTGGACTGA
- a CDS encoding DUF5103 domain-containing protein: MCWTETGGRATGLAGRSALPALLAVLTFLALTRCVPLRGGGSDEGTAGSGHTNSSNAHAWQGPAGLAPYAPAFLVAPPGDIASLRLHPADRPSHPPVVRLGTDDALILSFDRLGGGSERFHLRLTHRNRDWERSTLSPYEYVDGFHEAFAGGGRTSTGGPPSYVHHRMVIGSGGPLGTFRASGNYLLEVSEAGGGELLFSLPLLVTEDEGELTAATERLFTSATRGNLRATLPLSDYRYPDGISFPQFDLHAVWVPDLLWGRRTGAGVQDRTAPNAVRFRQEREAAWPDNYFRRRLDLRLDGGFGAGNPQIRQVRRDTVPRRVTLERDLQSFPRTSPSGDPGRSLDEGPSSDRAADYLQVDFSLEPGGKEWRLGKTSASTPAEVTLFVAGDFNGWRLEPRHRMRWDAGEGLWRGSALVKEGAWHYAYLLRGPEGDVRSVGPLPSTGEAPHEILALVYYTDPVRGHDRLLQAKLNR, encoded by the coding sequence ATGTGCTGGACTGAGACCGGGGGGCGCGCGACAGGACTTGCAGGCCGCTCCGCCCTTCCCGCACTCCTCGCCGTATTGACTTTTCTGGCCCTCACCCGATGCGTACCGCTGCGAGGAGGCGGCTCCGACGAAGGAACGGCCGGTTCCGGGCATACGAACAGCTCCAACGCACACGCATGGCAGGGTCCAGCCGGCCTGGCGCCCTACGCCCCCGCCTTCCTTGTGGCCCCGCCCGGCGACATCGCCTCCCTGCGGCTCCATCCGGCAGACCGTCCCTCCCATCCGCCCGTGGTGAGGCTGGGCACGGACGACGCCCTCATCCTCTCCTTCGACCGGCTGGGCGGCGGTTCCGAACGCTTCCATCTGCGCCTGACCCACCGAAACCGCGACTGGGAGCGGAGCACGCTCTCCCCCTACGAGTACGTGGACGGTTTCCACGAAGCCTTCGCAGGAGGCGGGCGTACCAGCACCGGGGGACCTCCTTCCTATGTGCACCACCGCATGGTGATAGGATCGGGCGGGCCACTGGGGACTTTCAGGGCGAGCGGCAACTACCTGCTGGAGGTTTCGGAGGCGGGCGGCGGGGAGCTTCTCTTCTCCCTGCCCTTGCTGGTAACGGAAGACGAAGGTGAGCTGACCGCCGCTACGGAACGTCTCTTCACCTCGGCCACGCGCGGGAACCTCAGGGCCACCCTGCCTCTCAGCGACTATCGCTACCCTGACGGGATTTCCTTCCCGCAGTTCGACCTGCACGCGGTATGGGTGCCCGACCTGCTCTGGGGACGTCGCACCGGGGCGGGCGTTCAAGATCGTACGGCCCCGAACGCGGTGCGCTTTCGCCAGGAACGCGAAGCGGCATGGCCCGACAACTACTTTCGCCGACGCCTCGACCTGCGCCTGGACGGCGGCTTCGGCGCGGGCAACCCTCAGATCCGCCAGGTACGGCGGGACACCGTTCCGCGCCGGGTCACCCTCGAGCGGGACCTGCAATCCTTCCCCAGGACTTCGCCCTCCGGAGATCCCGGCCGCTCTCTTGACGAGGGACCCTCCTCCGACCGCGCGGCCGACTACCTGCAGGTGGATTTCTCACTGGAGCCCGGCGGGAAGGAGTGGCGGCTGGGAAAGACATCGGCATCAACGCCCGCAGAAGTGACGCTCTTCGTGGCCGGCGATTTCAACGGGTGGCGGCTGGAGCCGCGGCACCGCATGCGTTGGGATGCCGGCGAGGGACTTTGGAGGGGCAGCGCCCTGGTCAAGGAGGGGGCATGGCATTACGCCTACCTGCTGCGCGGGCCGGAGGGAGACGTGCGTTCGGTGGGGCCCCTTCCGTCGACCGGCGAGGCGCCCCACGAAATTCTCGCCCTGGTCTACTACACCGACCCCGTCCGCGGCCACGACCGCCTGCTGCAGGCAAAGCTGAACCGCTGA
- the rnr gene encoding ribonuclease R: MSDRKKTFERIILELLRSNPDSQYPFETLQNVLQVKGKKDNQHLKSVINSLYDRNLIVKRKGGDLQLADNRKKRGGGKRDGKIVTGKMDVSRHGTGYLMVEDREEDVRINGKHMGTALKNDTVKAEILTDSGRGGQAEGKVLEVIERGNSIFVGTLKRQGKKNWLIQPDQNSAHTDFFILPQNVDGAQDGDKVVFELVDWVHPRSLPEASIVQVLGKAGTNDSNLLSILAENQIKAPFPQEVVDYAENIPMEVPQKEIDRRNDLRDEVILTIDPDDAKDFDDAISIEVLQNGNFYLGVHIADVTHYMPRDSVLDQEAYNRGTSVYLVDRVIPMLPEKLSNGVCSLRPREDKLAYSCFMEITPDGKLVDHSIEETVIHSNHRFTYEQAQEVIDGERDSEYAKQLNTAAKLAQVLLDKRFSEGSINFDTPEPKFILDENGKPIDVKIKERLFAHRLVEECMLMANQTIARHIDMLRERSGKSPKDKDNHPFLYRIHDMPDLEKLRNIEENVKPIGISFRVDSHTVSSKAINTLLNDVEDTSLELTVNDLMLRAMSKAEYHPDNIGHFGLGFDHYAHFTSPIRRYPDVIVHRLLKAYAAGKPGYRHTELKKQGSHCSEKERSAINAERDSVKLKQVEYLSQHLGEDFDGVISGVIEAGIFVDLKDLHCEGMVRVSDLNDDYYVYDEKRHLLQGRNKGKKYQLGKEIRVKVVKTDVEQRQIDLKLVDDGS, translated from the coding sequence CCGGATTCCCAGTATCCCTTTGAAACCCTGCAGAATGTTCTTCAGGTGAAGGGCAAGAAGGACAACCAGCATCTGAAAAGCGTCATAAACAGTCTCTACGACCGCAACCTTATCGTCAAGCGCAAAGGGGGGGACCTCCAGCTGGCCGACAACCGCAAGAAGCGGGGCGGCGGGAAGCGCGACGGCAAGATCGTGACCGGCAAGATGGACGTGAGCCGCCACGGCACCGGCTATCTCATGGTGGAAGACCGCGAGGAAGATGTCCGCATAAATGGCAAGCACATGGGCACAGCCCTCAAGAACGATACCGTCAAGGCGGAGATTCTCACGGACTCCGGCCGCGGAGGACAGGCCGAGGGCAAGGTGCTGGAGGTCATCGAGCGGGGAAACAGCATCTTCGTGGGTACGCTGAAACGCCAGGGCAAGAAGAACTGGCTCATTCAGCCTGACCAGAACTCCGCCCACACCGATTTCTTTATCCTTCCCCAAAATGTGGACGGCGCGCAGGACGGCGACAAGGTGGTCTTCGAACTGGTAGACTGGGTGCATCCCAGGTCCCTGCCGGAGGCCAGTATCGTACAGGTGCTGGGCAAGGCCGGCACCAACGACAGCAACCTGCTCTCCATCCTGGCCGAAAACCAGATCAAGGCGCCCTTCCCACAGGAAGTCGTGGACTACGCCGAGAACATACCCATGGAGGTCCCGCAGAAGGAGATCGATCGCAGAAACGATCTGCGCGACGAGGTGATCCTTACCATTGACCCTGACGACGCCAAGGACTTCGACGACGCCATCAGCATCGAGGTGCTTCAAAACGGCAACTTTTACCTGGGAGTGCACATCGCCGACGTGACCCACTACATGCCGCGCGATTCCGTACTTGACCAGGAGGCCTACAATCGCGGCACCAGCGTCTACCTGGTCGACCGCGTCATTCCCATGCTGCCCGAGAAACTAAGCAACGGGGTCTGCAGCCTGCGTCCCCGCGAGGATAAGCTTGCCTACTCCTGTTTCATGGAGATCACTCCCGACGGCAAGCTGGTGGATCATTCTATCGAGGAAACGGTCATCCACTCCAATCACCGATTTACCTACGAGCAGGCCCAGGAGGTCATTGACGGCGAACGCGACAGCGAATACGCCAAGCAGCTCAATACGGCGGCCAAATTGGCGCAGGTACTCTTGGACAAGCGCTTCAGCGAGGGCAGCATCAACTTTGACACGCCCGAGCCTAAATTCATCCTGGACGAGAACGGCAAGCCCATTGACGTGAAGATCAAGGAGCGTCTGTTCGCCCACCGGCTCGTTGAGGAGTGCATGCTCATGGCCAACCAGACCATCGCCCGCCACATCGACATGCTGCGTGAGCGCTCTGGCAAGAGCCCGAAGGACAAGGACAACCACCCCTTTCTTTACCGCATTCACGACATGCCCGACCTGGAGAAACTGCGCAACATCGAGGAGAACGTGAAGCCCATCGGCATCAGCTTCCGGGTGGACAGCCACACGGTGAGTTCCAAGGCCATCAACACCTTGCTCAACGACGTGGAGGACACCTCCCTGGAGCTCACGGTCAACGACCTCATGCTGCGGGCCATGTCCAAGGCCGAATACCATCCCGACAACATCGGACACTTCGGACTGGGTTTTGATCACTACGCCCACTTCACCTCGCCCATCCGGCGTTATCCGGACGTGATTGTACACCGCCTGCTGAAAGCCTACGCCGCAGGCAAGCCGGGTTACCGCCACACGGAGCTGAAAAAGCAAGGCAGTCATTGCAGCGAAAAGGAACGATCGGCCATCAACGCCGAACGCGACTCCGTCAAGCTCAAGCAGGTGGAATACCTTAGCCAGCACCTTGGAGAGGACTTCGACGGGGTGATCAGCGGGGTGATCGAGGCCGGCATCTTCGTAGACCTAAAAGATCTCCACTGCGAGGGCATGGTGCGTGTAAGTGATTTGAATGACGATTATTACGTCTATGATGAGAAGCGTCACCTGCTGCAGGGCCGCAATAAGGGAAAAAAATACCAGCTCGGAAAAGAAATTCGGGTTAAGGTCGTTAAGACTGATGTAGAACAGCGCCAGATCGACCTCAAACTGGTTGACGACGGTTCCTAA